A region from the Candidatus Cloacimonadota bacterium genome encodes:
- a CDS encoding DUF1049 domain-containing protein — MKPKTIIILILFILFIILLIQNTKVVEFRVYFWTISMSRIIIYPAILIIGFFIGYITAIISKKKKGRNEDQSS; from the coding sequence ATGAAACCCAAAACAATAATCATTTTAATTCTTTTTATCCTGTTCATTATCTTACTCATCCAAAACACAAAAGTTGTTGAATTCAGAGTCTATTTCTGGACGATCAGTATGTCTCGCATCATTATTTATCCGGCAATCCTGATCATTGGATTCTTCATCGGCTATATAACAGCGATCATTTCCAAAAAGAAGAAAGGCAGGAATGAAGATCAAAGTTCATAA
- a CDS encoding O-acetyl-ADP-ribose deacetylase: MKIKVHKGDITKLNVDAIVNAANRTLLGGGGVDGAIHRAAGTDLLEECRTLNGCKTGEAKITKGYNLPARFVIHTVGPVWSGGNRNEDGLLASCYKNCLILAVENKIKTIAFPAISTGIYHFPIERATKIAVREMKNFLQNNDFIQEVIFVCFSENIYQQYLKEL, translated from the coding sequence ATGAAGATCAAAGTTCATAAAGGTGACATCACCAAACTGAATGTCGATGCGATCGTTAATGCAGCCAACAGAACTTTACTCGGAGGTGGAGGTGTTGACGGAGCAATTCATCGAGCTGCAGGTACTGATTTATTGGAAGAATGTCGAACACTGAATGGCTGCAAAACCGGAGAAGCGAAGATCACGAAAGGATATAACCTTCCGGCAAGATTTGTTATTCACACGGTTGGACCTGTTTGGAGTGGAGGAAATCGAAATGAAGATGGATTGCTGGCAAGCTGTTACAAAAACTGTCTGATTTTAGCAGTTGAGAATAAAATCAAGACAATCGCATTTCCTGCTATCAGTACCGGGATTTATCATTTTCCTATTGAAAGAGCAACAAAAATCGCCGTTCGGGAAATGAAGAATTTTCTGCAAAATAATGATTTCATTCAGGAAGTCATTTTTGTTTGTTTTAGTGAAAATATTTATCAACAATATTTGAAAGAACTTTAA
- a CDS encoding PrsW family intramembrane metalloprotease encodes MHYLLLGFAPGLYWLWYFYQRDKIEPEPLRLVLISYFLGILAVAITFLVQLPFRWSYFTSAVIAAPIIEESSKFLIVFIFLYRNKNFSEPMDGIVYTSAVALGFASIENGIYLFKFSKQAKFLLPNIILIRALLSVPAHALFSSIWGHALGNIKFSKKKNIISVVFALLLAMILHAFFNFFCNPYIVSSFGLLALLAAMWIFINCKIRRSLDESPYAKRSYFSRWRRKKG; translated from the coding sequence ATGCATTATCTTTTGTTAGGTTTTGCTCCCGGTCTTTACTGGTTATGGTATTTTTATCAAAGAGATAAAATAGAACCAGAACCGTTGAGACTTGTTTTAATCTCTTATTTTTTAGGAATTCTTGCAGTTGCCATCACATTCCTGGTGCAACTACCTTTCAGATGGAGTTATTTTACGAGTGCTGTGATCGCTGCTCCCATCATCGAAGAATCATCCAAATTCCTGATAGTTTTCATATTTTTATATCGGAACAAAAACTTCAGTGAACCGATGGATGGAATCGTCTATACATCTGCTGTTGCTCTGGGTTTTGCTTCGATCGAGAACGGAATTTATCTTTTCAAGTTCAGTAAGCAGGCAAAATTTCTGCTTCCCAACATTATTTTGATCAGGGCATTACTGTCTGTTCCTGCTCATGCTCTTTTTTCCAGCATTTGGGGACATGCTTTGGGAAATATAAAGTTTTCTAAAAAGAAAAACATTATATCCGTTGTATTTGCATTATTACTGGCAATGATTTTACATGCATTCTTCAATTTTTTCTGTAATCCTTATATTGTTTCCTCATTCGGATTACTTGCCCTGCTCGCTGCTATGTGGATATTTATCAATTGTAAAATCCGAAGATCTCTGGATGAATCTCCTTATGCAAAACGGTCTTACTTCTCAAGATGGAGAAGGAAAAAGGGATGA
- the ruvB gene encoding Holliday junction branch migration DNA helicase RuvB, translated as MLERISDPKEFPDEQEFDRTLRPKTLNDFVGQEQIKEILDISIQATKLRREPLDHILFYGPPGLGKTTLAYIIANELETEIKVSAGPVLERATDLAGILTNLQRSDVFFIDEIHRLNHVVEEYMYPAIEDFKMEIIIDSGPSARSLNIDIEPFTLIGATTRAGLLTSPLRARFGLVLRLDYYDVQSIKKIITRSAKLMKISIEPEGTDEIGRRSRGTPRVANRLLRRVRDYAQIKGDGIITKEIANKALKMLNVDHCGLDDMDKRILKTIMENYNGGPVGLKTLAVAVGEDPGTIEEIYEPYLIQQGFLDRTPQGRKVTIKSYRHFRITPSQEQMSIFEKIEL; from the coding sequence ATGTTAGAAAGAATTTCAGATCCGAAAGAATTTCCTGATGAACAGGAGTTCGATAGAACGCTCCGACCAAAAACTTTAAACGATTTTGTCGGACAGGAGCAGATTAAGGAAATACTGGATATTTCCATTCAGGCAACAAAGCTGCGTCGAGAACCACTCGATCATATTTTATTTTACGGACCTCCCGGATTGGGGAAAACAACTCTGGCTTATATTATTGCCAATGAACTCGAAACGGAAATAAAAGTCAGTGCAGGTCCGGTATTAGAGCGAGCTACTGATCTTGCCGGAATTTTAACGAATCTGCAGAGAAGTGATGTTTTTTTCATAGATGAGATTCATCGATTAAACCATGTTGTCGAGGAATATATGTATCCTGCGATCGAGGATTTCAAGATGGAGATCATTATTGATAGCGGTCCTTCGGCTCGTTCCCTGAATATCGATATCGAACCGTTCACTTTGATCGGAGCAACCACCCGAGCCGGACTTCTGACTTCTCCGCTGCGAGCCAGATTCGGTCTGGTTCTGCGTCTGGATTATTATGATGTGCAAAGCATTAAGAAGATAATTACTCGATCGGCAAAATTGATGAAAATTTCCATTGAACCGGAAGGAACTGATGAGATTGGTCGTCGCAGTCGCGGAACACCACGGGTTGCCAATCGTCTTTTACGCAGAGTTCGAGATTATGCTCAAATAAAAGGTGACGGAATTATCACCAAAGAAATCGCGAACAAAGCCCTGAAAATGCTGAATGTCGATCATTGCGGACTGGACGATATGGATAAAAGAATTCTGAAAACGATCATGGAAAATTATAATGGCGGTCCTGTTGGTTTGAAGACTCTCGCAGTTGCAGTTGGCGAAGATCCCGGTACGATCGAGGAAATTTATGAACCCTATCTCATCCAGCAGGGATTTCTCGATAGAACTCCTCAAGGAAGGAAAGTAACGATTAAGTCTTACCGTCATTTCCGGATAACACCTTCGCAGGAACAAATGAGTATTTTTGAGAAGATAGAATTGTGA